The Narcine bancroftii isolate sNarBan1 chromosome 6, sNarBan1.hap1, whole genome shotgun sequence genome window below encodes:
- the mrpl33 gene encoding large ribosomal subunit protein bL33m isoform X5: MLLTTVNFAKTKSKSILVQMVSAAGTGYCFNAKRSRLRDKLVLRKHDPRGWEETGASRGNLQTQGLCTNSLQTALDLNSVAVNKHVLFFEKKKIRSI; the protein is encoded by the exons TTGCCAAGACCAAATCAAA GTCCATCTTGGTGCAGATGGTGAGTGCAGCTGGAACTGGGTATTGTTTCAATGCCAAGCGGAGCCGACTCCGGGACAAGTTAGTCCTAAGGAAACACGATCCCAGAG ggtgggaggaaactggagcatccagaggaaacttgcagacacagggattatgtacaaactccttgcagacagcgctggatttgaactcggTCGCTG TGAACAAGCATGTTCttttctttgaaaagaaaaaaatcaggtcGATCTAA
- the mrpl33 gene encoding large ribosomal subunit protein bL33m isoform X2: MVAKTKSKSILVQMVSAAGTGYCFNAKRSRLRDKLVLRKHDPRVNKHVLFFEKKKIRSI, translated from the exons ATGG TTGCCAAGACCAAATCAAA GTCCATCTTGGTGCAGATGGTGAGTGCAGCTGGAACTGGGTATTGTTTCAATGCCAAGCGGAGCCGACTCCGGGACAAGTTAGTCCTAAGGAAACACGATCCCAGAG TGAACAAGCATGTTCttttctttgaaaagaaaaaaatcaggtcGATCTAA
- the mrpl33 gene encoding large ribosomal subunit protein bL33m isoform X1, producing the protein MQRLKLHRILQVWLTKASKTVESQESNSIETGYLAQLIHVDHRSSELACIWPMVAKTKSKSILVQMVSAAGTGYCFNAKRSRLRDKLVLRKHDPRGWEETGASRGNLQTQGLCTNSLQTALDLNSVAVNKHVLFFEKKKIRSI; encoded by the exons ATGCAGAGGttaaaactgcacagaatactgCAAGTGTGGTTAACCAAGGCCAGTAAAACTGTCGAGTCACAAGAGTCaaacagcattgaaacaggctatttggcccaactcatccatgttgaCCATCGCTCATCAGAGCTAGCCTGCATTTGGCCGATGG TTGCCAAGACCAAATCAAA GTCCATCTTGGTGCAGATGGTGAGTGCAGCTGGAACTGGGTATTGTTTCAATGCCAAGCGGAGCCGACTCCGGGACAAGTTAGTCCTAAGGAAACACGATCCCAGAG ggtgggaggaaactggagcatccagaggaaacttgcagacacagggattatgtacaaactccttgcagacagcgctggatttgaactcggTCGCTG TGAACAAGCATGTTCttttctttgaaaagaaaaaaatcaggtcGATCTAA